CGTAGGACTTGTAGTATttttgatggtttttttttttcattcattcattcaggaATTTTTTTCCCGCCTCGTCTTCCCGCGTTTAGCTTAGGGTGCAAGTCCCCCAAACATAAAATACAGCCTCCCACGTGGCACATTCCCGCTGATGTCCGAATGTAGGCTTCTCAATGAATCACTTTCTGTTTGGATTGCAGCGACAGGCTCAAATTTCGTCACTGCTGCCCACTGTCCAGTCAGTAGTTACACACGTTGATTTTACTCTAAGCAAAAAGGTTGTGAATGATGCTGATGTTCTGAGCAATGCCCAAGACAAGGTGTATAGTCCTGAGCAGAGCATTGAAAAAGGGCTTACAAGGCCCCTACTGCCCCTGAGGGGCATTGCTGTCCCTCAAGATTTGAGGTAAAGTAGGCGGTACCtactttaccaaaaaaaaacacaagacatGACATAATAGTGTTTTCAATTTGTCTCTGAAATCAGGGCTCAGATCTGGAAATGACGTGACACCTGGAATGAGCATGTTCTAGCAGCAAGTCAGAAAACTGGCACATTTTGCTATTTCTTCTGCTGCTAATTACTACTAGCAACATAAGGACATTTTATAGATTCAAACACTAAAAGAACACATTCATAAATGGAGGTTGTACATTACCATGTGTGCCTCTGATTTAATGTAATTACAAGTACTAATGAATACTTTATAGCTGGAACGTACACTATGTTTTATGATGTATGGCAGTCACTTTTAATACAAAACCCGGGGGTTATCAATGAAGTATCCAGCAGGCCCCACCACTCTCAGTCCTTTTGCACTTTATTTTTGCTTGTAAGCCCTAGGATCTAAACTCACCCTAACCTTGACAACGAATCCTAACCCTGACCTCTTTCCCtaatcttaactttaaaaccaaACTATATTCATATGGTGGTAATTTACTATTAAAGGCATCGGTGTGAACCGAAAGAAAACTTGCACAGGTTTTCCTTtcacaaagtgtgaaagaatTTGTGCATTGGAAATGGTTTCAGACTGCATGGTCCTAAAGTGGTGTTCAGAGTCTGCAGCTGTATGCCACTGGTCCagcaaatgttttgtatttccGACTGGGAATTACTACCGAGAGCAAAGATAACGAACCAAGCCTTAAATGTATGCTACACACTaccttcttttttgttgttgtgtttcagTGACTGCATTTTACTCCCTCACACAATCCTGGCATAAACCCTACAACATTCTGGGTCATTTTTGAATGGATGGCATTTCTAGAACTAATGTGGTGtttataaagtttttcttttgagAAAAGACAATACAAAAGTCATTGAAATATTCTATTTTCACGTGGTCAACTTAAATTTCATGTCTACCTAACTAGCAATCTATTGTATTTTGCATGCATAAAAGACACTTGTATGGGTAGTGCACCAAAACTGTCTCTGGCTCATAGTCTCCTAGGCCAAAGCCCTGGTAGCAAagctttgttttcatgttgtctCTCAAACTACAGGTAATCCATTCACTTCCTTAATCTGACTTCAGGTTTAGGGAGTGTTCCTGTACTGAGATGAATAGATGGCTTTCCTCTCTTTAGTCATGATGAGTCCTGAGGGTGTGCCCTAATAAACGTTTAAGCAGGATTTCCCTTGCAGGCTGACAGGATTCTGTCTTGGGGAACAACTATAGGCTGCCTGGGCGTAAATAAGTCATGGCGGCAATAACGTTTTGGTGTTTTCCAATATATTTGTATCTTTTGTGGCATGTGTGAAAGCCTATGTAGACTGGTAATAAACAAGCTTGCACCTTAGTCAGTAAAGATTGGGCCAATCTTGGGTTTATAATACATGATTGTAACTTTctccaaaacaggaaaaaacattttaggtaTTATAATATGCATATCCATGACCTAATAATGTTCCTATCTCAGACGCATTTTTATGGTCCTAAATAGAAACTTTCCATATTTATCACCCTCGTTCGTCTTAAAATTTCCTCTCAGACATTGTCAGACggtgagaaatattttttgcctgtgataatataaaaaaaatatagaaaagaaAGTCTATTATTATCCGTCGGCGAGGTAAGCTTCTGGTCCATTCAGTGGGAGAGGGAATCCCTCAACTTCACCAAGGATACCAAACACAACATCTAGTCAAATATGGGCATGTACGTCAGCGGAACTCCGAGGCGGGACTTCGTAGCTAGAAAATGCCTTGCTTATACTCGCGGCTTCATTCATGAGTACAAGATCTACTACGCTGCACCGTGAAAAACCGGCCGGCGTCCACCACAGGCTTTCCGTTAAAGGACAGTACATGGATCTATAATcgcttttttttaatgaagagCGGATAAGTTAGAGCACAACAAGGattttacaaacaaacaaatcaacgTAAAGCAGAAGGAGTTCTTCAAAATTTTTAACTGGAGCGATTTCTCCGTCAACGCGGGGAGTTGGATTAAGTTTCTTCATGCAACTGTTTTGGAAAGAAACCAAGACCATCTCACCGggaaacaacaagaagattaACGGTAAGAGAAATAACATAGATGTAGGAAATGACTGCGTTAGAGTGCGGTCCAAATCAgctgtctgctgctgcacaacAGCTCTTTAAGGAGTTCTGAGAATTATCCCAATAGATATAAAAACGGagacttgttttaaagaaagatcATCAGGCTTAGGTTTTATTTAACTTCCCTGCCAGTAACATCAGATGTTTTCTCCCAACAGTACCCCTCCCTTAGTAACCTTCTTGCTGCCCTGACGCTGCAGGTGACACCGTGCGCTCTCTGGTTACCGCAGGTGCCGCCTTCTCTTTCAGTCCCTCCGGGGAGATGTACCAAGGGTTCCCCGGCGAACCCGACAGCGGATCCCGTGGAAGCCCGTCTCCGTCCATAGAGTCCCAGTACCTATCCTCCGTGGACTCCTTCGGGAGCCCGCCCACCACTAGTGCTCCGCAGGTAAATTCATgttaaaacagaataaagctTGCTGTTTGTTAAGATGGGATGCAACAGATTTGATTTTAACATGggctattattattaatattattactattattattgtcTGCATGAATCCTTGTATTTTTAATCCTGTCGTAATTTTTGTCAGTTGAGACAATAGTGGGACTTTAATACCATCGTATATTTAGAAATACTGCAATGGAAACCCGTTTTAGCCCACTGGTGTAATAACGTATAAGCCGGAATTTACTTCAAAAGCCTTATGTTGCTTGTGAGAAGCGTGGATTCAGGCTTAAGTTTCCCAGTGGTCTGTTGCTTGCGGCGGCGGAGCTGCAGCGTTCTCCGACTGCGTGCTCCGTCGACGGCACGCCGCGCCGCAGCGCTGGAACTCCCTACGTAAGCTCCGCTCTCTGCTCGCCGTGACGTAAATGCGTGTTCTATTTTGGAGCGATACGTCGCGTTGCCAAGGGGAAGACGAGGGGGTGTGACGAGGCAGGAGGAAGGAGgagggagatgttcaaagaaaGGAACGGTTGGTCGGCGTCGGCAGCTCTCAGAGCCGCCTCTCCCAATGTCTTTAGACGCTTTTAGATGAATATTAACGGCAGTTGCAACTCCTCACGGCGCTAAAACAAACCGGAAAAAGGAGAAGTGACAAATCTGAACTTTCCATCTGCGTTTTGACACCCATATATAGTTCACTTTGTGCAACTTAAATAGAATAAACTGATCCATGTCCCAAACAAAACATGCTTTTTATCCCAGAACTGATTTATTGCAATCCGATTATCTTCATAATCAAACCTTGAGATTCTGTTTTCTAAACCAATTAAATTGAACACAGTACATTTATATAGCAGCAATTTACAGCAAATTTCAAATCAAGGCATTTCAGAGAAACGACTCACATCCAGTAGCAAACATACTTGATCCTTGTTATAATAAATTGCAGTCAAATCCAGTTTATAATGACAGCTGGTTAAGAGTTATCTATCTAAGGAACCCCGGCTGATGGTGGTTCACTTTGCAGCAATGCCTCTTCCTAAGCAGACATGTGGCGAGACTGGAAAGGAACAGCTTGTTTCCACATATTTTAACTATGctcttgcattttattttgactCACTACTCTATTCTAAAGCTGTTGTAGGCTACATGCTTTTATTCGATAAGATTGCTGATGCATCTgtatctctttttttgttttgtcttttttaactgGCCAGTATAGTTTCATGATAactgaattttaaaatcttCACATTTCTTTGTCAGGAGTGTGTGTCAGCAGGCACTGGCTTGAGCATTGTGGGCAGCGGGCCAGGGAGCATTGTCGGAAGTGAGATGCCCAGTTCATTTGTGCCCACCGTCACCGCCATAACTACCAGTCAGGACCTGCAGTGGATGGTGCAGCCGACCCTCATTTCCTCCCAGGCCTCTGGGCAAAGTAGCTCCACTGGCTCCGCAACCATGACCCAGCCGGTGTCACTGGTGGACCCCTACGACATGCCAGGGCCCAGCTACTCCTCGGGGTCCTGTTTCACCCCTCCCAGTTCAGAAACTCCAGTGCCGGCGCCGGGCCCCATCCGGCAGTCCAGGCCCCGCAGTCGCCGTGCACGAGACGAGTCTGTGAGTGACGATGGCCATGTTGGTGTGTTAGTAAGTCTGTGTGCTTGAGAAGATGTGTCTGTTGAGTGAACATAAACGGCTTACATGAGAACAAAAGACTTCTGATCCAGTCATTGTGCACTCTTGTTGACTTTGTGGGTTATGGTTAATGAATAGAAACCTATCCTGATGGCACTTTGTATAAACATACAGAAAAAGGGTTTTGTAAAACAAGAATCGAAACACTTTGATTTGTCAGCTGGGATTATAATTAGGTGTGCTTGGCGTTATCAATGCAATGTGTTCTTCAGTCAGATGATAAATGAGGTTAATGTGAAGGAAATTCGGTGTGCCCATTACAGGGAGTCCAATACTAATACTTATATTTTAAAGTATAAACAAAAACTTCTAGCCTCTAAATTTATTCTGTGATTACAGTTAACACctgaggaggaggaaaagaggCGCGTTCGCCGAGAGAGAAACAAGCTGGCTGCTGCCAAATGCAGAAACCGCAGACGGGAACTGACAGACAGACTGCAGTCGGTGAGTTCAGCCCTGTATTAGCAACCATGAGTGATGATGATAATTACACTGTTATTCTAAACTCCCCTTGCATTGTGAAGTATGTTAATAATGGTTTACAATGCTACATAGGGACTAGGATAATACTAACTTGTGTTTTAACGGTTACGGGAAAGAAATTATGCTTTAAAGAGGGACTATCGTACCTGCGGTGTTTATGGCCCAATTAGCAACTTATGTGTATGGCAGTTTGCATATTACCTACAAGGGAAGAGAGCGTTCCTGCTGGGAGAATATAATTCCAGGAAGACATTTTCACACACCAATCATGGGAATGAATGTGATTTCAATATTGCTCCTGCCCCCACACTAACTCCTTCAAGCACGATGGAATGAGACAAAGATTGGGCTATTTGGCAACAGTGACAAGAGGGTTGCTTGGAGGAGTCAGGTTGAGCCTTTCAAACAGTATATAAACTGTCAAGCACGAGGGTACTGGTGTATTTCAAAAATTCTTTATCATCACGTCAAATGAACAGCTTTAGGGTTACAACCTTGACACGGCTGGAAGTTCCAGCGGGAAAATGATCCCACACACATGTTAAAACTAACATCTAGTAATGGTTTTTATTAGTGGTCAGAAATCTAGCCTGACCAATTATTGTAAAAGGCTACAAAAAGTCTGTGCGTCCTCTGTAACTTGCAAAGAGAACTTTAATCAAATATTAGTGAGGTATGTCTAAGTATGATTTTGACCCTTTGTGGTTTACATAAAATCCACAGTAAATTTAAACTTGTAGACCCAACTCCAGCGTTTAAAAATTAATGGAAGTTGCTTGTTACTTCACCATTCCACCTTGGGAAATGAAGGATTCAAATGCATatctgaaaaccccaaattattATGGAAATAATATTGACGAGTGAATGAAAACCTCTAACTATCTAACTGGAGTTGTAGATCTTCTCACAGAGATATTTAAGTAGGTGTTGAATGTTGCTcactttttgtgtttcttctcaTCCCCCCCTTCACCCACCTTTGTCCTGTTCTCTTCTGCCCTTCCCTTGTATTTTTCCAATCCCTGTAACTCAAAACAGGAGACTGACATACTCGAGGAGGAGAAGGCGGAGCTGGAGGCTGAGATCTCAGAGCTGCAGAAGGAGAAAGAGCGTCTGGAGTTTGTACTGGTGGCCCACCAGCCAAACTGCAAGATTTCATACCAGGAGCAGGCTCAACAGGCTTCAGCAGCACTCCCTCAACTGCAGTCCCAGCTCACTCCTCAGAGCATGCAACCTCCCATCTCCATTGTGGGTTTGACAGTGAATGAGGACTCTTTCTATCTCCCTCCTGCTTACACGGCCCACCCGACTCCCACACAGCCCCAGCCTCCGGTGCAGCAGCAGCaagtccagcagcagcagccccaAGCAGGGATGATGCAGGAGGTAGAGTTTTCTAGTTCTTTCTACGGCTCAGCTGAGCCAGCACCTGGTGGGCCATGCCTTATGGCCAGTGACAGTGGTGGTGGTGTTAACCATGACGATGCGGCCATTGGCAGTTACAACACCTCATACACATCTTCATTTGTGTTCACCTACCCAGAGGGAGCCTGCGGGGTCAGTGCCAACCAGCGGAACAGCAGTAGCGAGCAGTCATCTGATTCCCTGAACTCGCCCTCGCTGCTGGCGCTCTGACTGACAGACAGACACATGCATGCATAGATTTTCACTTGCATCCCATGCTCACTGGATGCAGAGGCTGACACGAGTGCACACACAGTACCAATCAGTCTCCCAGATTGAGGATAAACAATGTGCCTATCATTTGAACCTGATTGGGTGGCAGTTTACTTCACCAGAAATACATTCCTATCAAAACccatagaaaaaaaacacatgcgACCGAACCTTTACCATTGAGCTACAACAAAGAATACATTCTTGTTTTGTATTAGTCTAACATTTGTAACAGGGCATGATTAAAAAGTTAAACAAGTTTGTTACAAAAGTCTGCAGAGCCTTGGAAGAGTATTCAAACCCCtttaacctttccacattttgtcacattaaaccacaaaccttaatgtgtttttattgggattttatgtgacaggacGTCGCCAATAATTGCTAAGTGCAAGGAAAAGGATttgtggttttcaacatttcttaCAAATCAAGATATAAGAAggggtgtgcatttatatttagcacCCCTGAGACAACCCATTGGTGGTGATGCTGTTGtattttagggtatgtctctgaCAGCTTTATGCATGTAGATACTATAATTTTTGTCCAGTCTACGTTTCATAATAGCTTGAGCTCAGTCAGATGGACAGCTTCTGTaagctctggctggatgtttagaATTACTGACccgaaggtgaacctccaccccaatcTCAAGGCGTTTTGCAGCCTCGGAGATGCTTTCCTTCAGGGTCTCTATGTATTTAGCCCCATCCATTTttctatcaactctgactagtTTCTGCCACCCTAAAGataaacatccccacagcatgatgctgccaccaccatgttttctaGTTGGAGGTAGAGTTCAGAGTGTCAGATTTTACCacatgttggccaaaaagttcagttttggtctcatctgaactGAGAACCTGCGTTAATGCGTTTGCTGTGCCCTCTACATGGCTTATGGAAAACTGCCAAGGTGTcttcttatagctttctttcaacaattcaaCAATCTTGCTATTGTtctataaaagccagatttctgGGGGTCACAACTAATGGATATTCTgtaaacagattctcccacctgagctgtggatctctgcaactcccccagagttatcatgggcctcttggctgcctttggttgtaaagtgacaaagtGTTAAAGGGTTAAAGCAGTACAAAAACTTTTGTAAGGGGCTGTGTTACCAATCTGAAGTGTTCTGAATTGAAGAATTGATTCACAAtgaatttctttattaaaatactCTCATTGAGTAAAATACATGTCAATGCTGCACCCCAACACGCACCAGTGCCCCTACCTTGTTCCCTCTGTCGGTTGTTCTTCTGCTAGTGCTCTTGCTTTCATTGTTTTCCattatctatttttttcttgtcttcccTTTTGTTGAATGTATTTGTGCAGATCTGAAATAAGGGACCAAGGACAATATGTTCGGGGTCTTTTCTTGTGAAAGACAGACCGCTCGCTCACCCGTAACCCTTCATCTGCTCTGCTGCTCTATATGCTTCTTCATTTGTTGCTTGGACTTGGCAAGTTGAGGATCTGAGTATCACAACCTTCTCTAAATCTTGtgctttctgtaaaaaaaataaaagtaaaaaaatcctTCCACCGTCTGCCTACCTGCCATGCGACCCATCTCTACccatctctgtttttttctcctatTCTGTCTCGTTTatttctccctctctctttgaAGTCTTCAACTACTGAGAGCCCGGAGAACCCCTCCAGCCCCTGGGACCTTGAGTGAAAAAGCCGGCGCAAATAACATTCCCCATTTTTGCACTCCTGTCTTTCAAGGATCTGGACGTCCAAACAGAAGAACCTCTCCTTGGAGCTCATTGCTTAGATTCCTGTACAATTTGGAACAGCAGCTATTTAACACGCACACGGATCCATAAAGGGCAACATGAAATGCCACTGTCTTCTGCTGagccatttttcatatttttcacaCAATGAAGATTAGATACATCTGCTGTGCTGGAGTGTTAAAAGCAAATAGAAACTGAGGAACTGAGTGGAGGCAATGAGGACAGATGCTTACAGAGGGAATCTTGTCATCCGTTTTGGGTCTTAATACAAttaagcaaagaaaaagaaagacaaaaaagagaggaaaacaCTTCTGTGGAGATTTGACCTCAGAAAAAACAGCTTCACATCACAGAACCTTAACGCCCAGGGTCGACACGCAGATACTCTCACCGGCGCTTTCAAGTCTCTGAAATCCGAGGTTTCGCTGCAGCAGCTCAGAGTTTTATCAGATGTGAACCAATGCCTTCATACAGAGGAGGGACTTTAAttatctttttgttatttttaaaaggtcttTTAGACAACCTCTAAATATTGGGCTCGGTGGTCTCTGCTTCCTGCCCCCATTCTCTCTGTGCAGAGTTGAGGTTTTGAGGGGGGAGAGGAGGCGTTTATTGTGAGTGGGTCCACTCTGAAGCACCTGGCccatttatttctttctttattgaGGTTGAAAAAGTGACCCGGAAGACcgggaaatgaaaaaaaaagcaaatggaGAAAGAGAACACATGGGCGGATGTTGTGGAGTGTCTTTCGCTTGTGAATTTGTAAATTTTTTTCCCTGTATTGCTTGAGTGAAAACTGTTATATATTTCAATGTTTGTTTATGTGACTCATTGTTCTTGCTTTCTCTTGTACTGTtgccatatttttttttattattttttattttccattttgttcAGTTTATTCGGGAGATTTCCTCATAACTGTTACTATTACTGTTGCATtgtaagtatttttttttattttattatatttttatttggcaACATTGGAGGCAAAATATGTGCactacacaaaagaaaaaaaaatcaaattataCATCTATATACATTTAAATGGTAACATGTATAGGTATACGTGTTATGTACCATGATTGTATTGTATGAATGTCTGCCGATATAAATGGGATATTTTTGTCGATGAAGAACAAggtaaaagtacaaaaaatagTATttgaaatacatatttttataaagaaacaaaaaatatattgaatttAAAGTACTCCCCTG
This genomic window from Girardinichthys multiradiatus isolate DD_20200921_A chromosome 18, DD_fGirMul_XY1, whole genome shotgun sequence contains:
- the fosb gene encoding protein fosB isoform X6: MQLFWKETKTISPGNNKKINGDTVRSLVTAGAAFSFSPSGEMYQGFPGEPDSGSRGSPSPSIESQYLSSVDSFGSPPTTSAPQECVSAGTGLSIVGSGPGSIVGSEMPSSFVPTVTAITTSQDLQWMVQPTLISSQASGQSSSTGSATMTQPVSLVDPYDMPGPSYSSGSCFTPPSSETPVPAPGPIRQSRPRSRRARDESVSDDGHVGVLLTPEEEEKRRVRRERNKLAAAKCRNRRRELTDRLQSETDILEEEKAELEAEISELQKEKERLEFVLVAHQPNCKISYQEQAQQASAALPQLQSQLTPQSMQPPISIVGLTVNEDSFYLPPAYTAHPTPTQPQPPVQQQQVQQQQPQAGMMQESSTTESPENPSSPWDLE
- the fosb gene encoding protein fosB isoform X3, coding for MQLFWKETKTISPGNNKKINGAAFSFSPSGEMYQGFPGEPDSGSRGSPSPSIESQYLSSVDSFGSPPTTSAPQECVSAGTGLSIVGSGPGSIVGSEMPSSFVPTVTAITTSQDLQWMVQPTLISSQASGQSSSTGSATMTQPVSLVDPYDMPGPSYSSGSCFTPPSSETPVPAPGPIRQSRPRSRRARDESVSDDGHVGVLLTPEEEEKRRVRRERNKLAAAKCRNRRRELTDRLQSETDILEEEKAELEAEISELQKEKERLEFVLVAHQPNCKISYQEQAQQASAALPQLQSQLTPQSMQPPISIVGLTVNEDSFYLPPAYTAHPTPTQPQPPVQQQQVQQQQPQAGMMQEVEFSSSFYGSAEPAPGGPCLMASDSGGGVNHDDAAIGSYNTSYTSSFVFTYPEGACGVSANQRNSSSEQSSDSLNSPSLLAL
- the fosb gene encoding protein fosB isoform X5, with protein sequence MQLFWKETKTISPGNNKKINGDTVRSLVTAGAAFSFSPSGEMYQGFPGEPDSGSRGSPSPSIESQYLSSVDSFGSPPTTSAPQECVSAGTGLSIVGSGPGSIVGSEMPSSFVPTVTAITTSQDLQWMVQPTLISSQASGQSSSTGSATMTQPVSLVDPYDMPGPSYSSGSCFTPPSSETPVPAPGPIRQSRPRSRRARDESVSDDGHVGVLLTPEEEEKRRVRRERNKLAAAKCRNRRRELTDRLQSETDILEEEKAELEAEISELQKEKERLEFVLVAHQPNCKISYQEQAQQASAALPQLQSQLTPQSMQPPISIVGLTVNEDSFYLPPAYTAHPTPTQPQPPVQQQQVQQQQPQAGMMQEREPAGSVPTSGTAVASSHLIP
- the fosb gene encoding protein fosB isoform X1, encoding MQLFWKETKTISPGNNKKINGDTVRSLVTAGAAFSFSPSGEMYQGFPGEPDSGSRGSPSPSIESQYLSSVDSFGSPPTTSAPQECVSAGTGLSIVGSGPGSIVGSEMPSSFVPTVTAITTSQDLQWMVQPTLISSQASGQSSSTGSATMTQPVSLVDPYDMPGPSYSSGSCFTPPSSETPVPAPGPIRQSRPRSRRARDESVSDDGHVGVLLTPEEEEKRRVRRERNKLAAAKCRNRRRELTDRLQSETDILEEEKAELEAEISELQKEKERLEFVLVAHQPNCKISYQEQAQQASAALPQLQSQLTPQSMQPPISIVGLTVNEDSFYLPPAYTAHPTPTQPQPPVQQQQVQQQQPQAGMMQEVEFSSSFYGSAEPAPGGPCLMASDSGGGVNHDDAAIGSYNTSYTSSFVFTYPEGACGVSANQRNSSSEQSSDSLNSPSLLAL
- the fosb gene encoding protein fosB isoform X2 — encoded protein: MQLFWKETKTISPGNNKKINGDTVRSLVTAGAAFSFSPSGEMYQGFPGEPDSGSRGSPSPSIESQYLSSVDSFGSPPTTSAPQECVSAGTGLSIVGSGPGSIVGSEMPSSFVPTVTAITTSQDLQWMVQPTLISSQASGQSSSTGSATMTQPVSLVDPYDMPGPSYSSGSCFTPPSSETPVPAPGPIRQSRPRSRRARDESLTPEEEEKRRVRRERNKLAAAKCRNRRRELTDRLQSETDILEEEKAELEAEISELQKEKERLEFVLVAHQPNCKISYQEQAQQASAALPQLQSQLTPQSMQPPISIVGLTVNEDSFYLPPAYTAHPTPTQPQPPVQQQQVQQQQPQAGMMQEVEFSSSFYGSAEPAPGGPCLMASDSGGGVNHDDAAIGSYNTSYTSSFVFTYPEGACGVSANQRNSSSEQSSDSLNSPSLLAL
- the fosb gene encoding protein fosB isoform X4, whose amino-acid sequence is MYQGFPGEPDSGSRGSPSPSIESQYLSSVDSFGSPPTTSAPQECVSAGTGLSIVGSGPGSIVGSEMPSSFVPTVTAITTSQDLQWMVQPTLISSQASGQSSSTGSATMTQPVSLVDPYDMPGPSYSSGSCFTPPSSETPVPAPGPIRQSRPRSRRARDESVSDDGHVGVLLTPEEEEKRRVRRERNKLAAAKCRNRRRELTDRLQSETDILEEEKAELEAEISELQKEKERLEFVLVAHQPNCKISYQEQAQQASAALPQLQSQLTPQSMQPPISIVGLTVNEDSFYLPPAYTAHPTPTQPQPPVQQQQVQQQQPQAGMMQEVEFSSSFYGSAEPAPGGPCLMASDSGGGVNHDDAAIGSYNTSYTSSFVFTYPEGACGVSANQRNSSSEQSSDSLNSPSLLAL